From the Planctomycetaceae bacterium genome, the window TCCTGTGCATCAATGGGCGCATTCGTCGGGGGATTCCACTGGTGGATCCTCACAGGTTCACCGTTGCTGAACATTCCTTTCATTATCTGTGCCATGCTATTGCCCGCGATGGTGTTGAATTTCTTTCTGGTGTTTCCGGTGGAACCGGAATTCATCCGGGAACGTCGTCGTACTTTTCAGTGGATCTTGTTCGGGCCTGCGGTCTTCATGACCGTCGCTCTTGTGATCGTCTACTGGTCAGCCTGGTGTCTGAACGGAACCACCGGTGTCGACGGAACGCTCAACGCCCTTCAGAAGACAACTCTTCTGGCGAGGTATCTTGCGTGGGGTGGTACAGCCGACCTTGACCTGGTCACTCTGTCCACCTGGCTTCTGTACGCCCTGAGATGCCTGGTACATATTGCAATCGGCATTGCTGCAATCTACTTCATGTTGACGGTAGCCGTGCTGGCAACAAGTTTGTTCCGAATCAACGCTCCTCGGGAACGAAGCCAGGTACTGACCATTCTGGCCGCGGCGGCCATTGCTTCCATCCCCATTGGTTACACGCTGTTCCTGGCGATGTTCGAATCCGTCGCCTTTGCATTGGGAGCTGCACATAAACCAATGTTCGCTGCCAGCATGATCTTTATGGCAGCCTATGCGAACGGGATGTTACGGCATCGGTTAATTCTGGCAGACGACACCCTGGAGAAAAGCCGACGGTACTCCATGATGTCTCTTCTTGTATCCGGAGGATTCTGTACCTGCCTTGCGATAGGTGGTGTTGCCGCTCACGCCTACAACCTGCCGCTGAACTCATCGACGGCTCAGCAGATTTCCCTGTTCCTGATCCTGCTGTTGGCTGCTTCGCTGAGCCTGTGGGTACGCGATCGATTGCAGTCCGTGGTAGACCGCCGATTCTTCAGTGAGAAGTATCAGCTGGACCGAACCCTTCAGCAACTCAACCGCGCGGCTGGTTACCTTGCAGACCCGTCTGTGATGTCGGAAATCACGTTGCGCACCTGTCAGGAAGTCATCGATGCTTCGTCCGCATGTATGTATGTGCGTGACGGATCAGGAGCCTACCGGCTGATTGGTGTGCGATCAGCCCCCGGCGCGCCGTCGACCTTAAAGGCAGAGCGACTTCCGATCACTCGCGCTGACGAAATGGTTGTACAGCGGATACCGTCTATCTCCCGCGTATCGATGTCACCCGTTCAGCAGCTACTGCATGAACTGAAGGCTGAGCTGGCCTGTTTTCTGGAGGATGAAGGCGGATTGCATGGTTTGATTCTGGTTGGTCGTCGCAAGAGCGGTACGCAGTACACGGCTGAGGATATTGCTTTTCTTCATGCCATTGGACAGATGAGCGTGCTGGCATTGCATAGTTCGCGTGCGAATCAGACGATGGCACGCCTGGATGCTGAGCTCAAGGTCAAGGTTGATCGCATTGCAGAACAGCAGCGCCAGGTGGCGATGCTGCGCGCAGAACTGACGTCGTTGCAGCGTGATGCGGGCCAAACACTGATCACATCGAGTGACGAAGATTTCGATCGCGAAGGAATTCGCGGAAACAGCACCTCGCTGGCAGAAGTGCTGACTCAGGTACGCAAGGTTTCACGTAGCCTTTCAACCGTTCTGGTGAGGGGAGAAAGTGGTACCGGTAAAGAACTTCTGGCGAGAGTCATTCACCGCAACAGCGATCGTCGCGACAAGCCACTGATCTGTGTCAATTGTGCGGCGTTGTCGAGTTCATTGCTCGAAAGCGAACTTTTTGGTCACGTGAAGGGCGCATTTACGGGGGCGCATGCTGACAAGGAAGGGCGATTTCAGGCTGCGAACGGAGGAACGTTGTTTCTGGATGAAATCGGGGATGTTTCGCACGAAACACAGGTCAAATTACTCAGGGTATTGCAGGAACGCTGTTTTGAGCCAGTGGGAAGCGACAAGACTGTTCATGTTGACGTTCGCCTGATCGCTGCGACGAATCGAGATCTGGAGGCCATGATTGCAAAGGGGGATTTCCGCGAAGACCTGTTTTATCGGCTCAACGTGGTTTCTGTCACTTTGCCGCCACTTCGCGAACGCAGAGAAGATCTGATCGAACTGGTCTTCTTTTTCCTCAGCCGGTCATCACAGAAGGCACGAAAACAAATTCGACAGATCGAGCCCGACGCACTGGAAGCTTTAGAACAGCACACATGGCCGGGAAACGTCCGCGAACTGGAAAACGTGATGGAGCGAGCCGTGGTGATGGCCGACAGTGACGTCGTCACGCTTGCTGATCTTCCACTGGAGATTCGGAAATCGACTCGGAAGCGTATTGTTTACGAACAGCCGATACCGATGGTCATTGGTCGAGAACAGTCTGAAACGATATCAGGGAAAGAGCGAGTAAACGAAGTGTACTCGGCCAAAGTCATCATTCCCGATGACATTGATCCGGCGGGTGAGGCGGCACTGCTGAAGAAAGCACTTCGAGATGCAGCTGGCAACAAAGCGCTTGCTGCCCGCCACCTGAATCTGCCTCGCAGTACGTTTTACAGCAAGTGCAAGAAATACCGAATTTCCTAGAACGTCTCGTTCCGATACTCAATCTCGCCGTAACGGCGGAGCAGGTATTCGACAGAGATTGTGCCTGTCCTTCAGAAGCGAGCCTGTCGCTGGTAGAGGTATTCGAGAAGAGCTTTGTCAAAGGGCATACTGGTATCCAGAGCGACGTAGTCTGCCCCAATGCTCAGACAGGTTGAACGGTACTGTTCGCGTAATTCGGCAAGTGCTTCCAGGTAGTCGGCGCGAATGGCGGCCGCATCCACCACTTCGTGCTCATCAGATTCCGGTTCGATCAGATCAACACTACCTGAAAAAGGAAACGAAACCTCAGCCTCGTCCAGAATGTGGAACAGTATGACGTCGTGTCCCGCGTGCCGAAGCATCCGAAGGCTGGCAATAATTTCTTCAGGCTCCGCCAGGAGGTCAGACAGCAGGATCATCAGACTGCGATGCCGGATCATCGAAGCGATTCGACGCAGATTGCCTGCAATGTCGGTTGTACCACTGGGCTGACATCTCTGCAGAACAGCGAGGATATCTCCAAACTGTGATCGACGACTTCGTGCAGGCAGACAGGCACGAAGTTGATCGTCAAATGTCATCAGGCCAATCGGGTCCTGCTGATGAACCATCAAGTAGCTGAGCGCGGCGGCAAGGCAAATCGAATAGTCAAATTTGGTCAGTGTTTGTCGATAGGTGTAGGCCATACTTCGAGACAGGTCCATCAGGATGTAACCCGTGATGTTCGTTTCGGCCTGGTAACGCTTGACGTAGATACGATCTGTCCGGGCAAAAACCAGCCAGTCTATATCCTTCGGATCGTCTCCCGGGTTGTACCGGCGGTGTTCGCTGAATTCGACGCTGAACCCCTGAAACGGACTGGTATGCAACCCGCTCAGGAAGCCTTCGACGATGAACTTCGCGCGAAGATCGAGTCGCGCGATGTTCTGAATGACTTCGGGCTTGAGGTATTGTTCGGCGGACATGAGATTCCTGTTCGGACAAACCTGTTCACGCTTCGTCAGGACTTCGACAACCGCTGTTCGCACCGGCAGTTGCATCGAAGTATGGGCGGGACTTGCAGAACTTCAGTGGCCGCACGCCCGACAAACGGACTGGTTGTCCATACAGTCTATTCCGCCGCATCGCTGGATGCATCCGTTGCCGTAGTGCCGTCGACATTCGTGGCTGAAAGACATTTATCGATCTGGCGGACAGCCTGACGAAGTCGTTGTGAATTTTCCACAATCGCCAGTCGCAGACAGCCCTCACCTTCGGGTCCGAAACCACGCCCCGGGCTGACAGCCACTCCGCCTTCATTCAAAAGCTTC encodes:
- a CDS encoding sigma 54-interacting transcriptional regulator codes for the protein MLWKSARLSENAVDLRPIVAISTGAVVTFSVVVLWYVATFPDIGLRCLLPTLPTEHRLGGVTIQQQRLPDEVSPQPSPGDRLVEVNGKRVTTFLDFVDQLIAIRSAKIAPGGQLSPGSDPSELPVPPIVEVFGTEPDAAAERMVEIRFHRQDSVNKGGMALANRIYLPVHPVEIVDISMTIFWFVCQLAILGVALAAYWHRPFDRVAQNFCLMSCASMGAFVGGFHWWILTGSPLLNIPFIICAMLLPAMVLNFFLVFPVEPEFIRERRRTFQWILFGPAVFMTVALVIVYWSAWCLNGTTGVDGTLNALQKTTLLARYLAWGGTADLDLVTLSTWLLYALRCLVHIAIGIAAIYFMLTVAVLATSLFRINAPRERSQVLTILAAAAIASIPIGYTLFLAMFESVAFALGAAHKPMFAASMIFMAAYANGMLRHRLILADDTLEKSRRYSMMSLLVSGGFCTCLAIGGVAAHAYNLPLNSSTAQQISLFLILLLAASLSLWVRDRLQSVVDRRFFSEKYQLDRTLQQLNRAAGYLADPSVMSEITLRTCQEVIDASSACMYVRDGSGAYRLIGVRSAPGAPSTLKAERLPITRADEMVVQRIPSISRVSMSPVQQLLHELKAELACFLEDEGGLHGLILVGRRKSGTQYTAEDIAFLHAIGQMSVLALHSSRANQTMARLDAELKVKVDRIAEQQRQVAMLRAELTSLQRDAGQTLITSSDEDFDREGIRGNSTSLAEVLTQVRKVSRSLSTVLVRGESGTGKELLARVIHRNSDRRDKPLICVNCAALSSSLLESELFGHVKGAFTGAHADKEGRFQAANGGTLFLDEIGDVSHETQVKLLRVLQERCFEPVGSDKTVHVDVRLIAATNRDLEAMIAKGDFREDLFYRLNVVSVTLPPLRERREDLIELVFFFLSRSSQKARKQIRQIEPDALEALEQHTWPGNVRELENVMERAVVMADSDVVTLADLPLEIRKSTRKRIVYEQPIPMVIGREQSETISGKERVNEVYSAKVIIPDDIDPAGEAALLKKALRDAAGNKALAARHLNLPRSTFYSKCKKYRIS
- a CDS encoding DUF58 domain-containing protein, encoding MSAEQYLKPEVIQNIARLDLRAKFIVEGFLSGLHTSPFQGFSVEFSEHRRYNPGDDPKDIDWLVFARTDRIYVKRYQAETNITGYILMDLSRSMAYTYRQTLTKFDYSICLAAALSYLMVHQQDPIGLMTFDDQLRACLPARSRRSQFGDILAVLQRCQPSGTTDIAGNLRRIASMIRHRSLMILLSDLLAEPEEIIASLRMLRHAGHDVILFHILDEAEVSFPFSGSVDLIEPESDEHEVVDAAAIRADYLEALAELREQYRSTCLSIGADYVALDTSMPFDKALLEYLYQRQARF